One window from the genome of Microbulbifer pacificus encodes:
- a CDS encoding aldo/keto reductase produces the protein MKYRQLEKTGFRVGEIGLGCWQLGGDFGPLASDTADAILQAATDSGINFWDTADVYGAGESERRIGHFSRKPDNLVVATKVGRGSGLYPDGYRCAALRASLEDSAQRLGVDTIDLAQLHCVPTEILRQGDIFSWMDELQHSGLIRHYGASVETLEEAFMCLEHPGIASLQIIFNLFRQDAAETLLDAAREKNVGIIVRLPLASGLLSGKFTRDSRFAESDHRNYNRDGAAFSVGETFGGIPFEKGIELARGLTPLLNPSLPETQPGDQAALALRWILDHPAVSTVIAGASSPQQIASNVSACDLPPIPPSSHRALAAYYRQEVRPHIRGRI, from the coding sequence ATGAAATATCGCCAGCTGGAAAAAACCGGATTCCGCGTCGGTGAAATCGGCCTGGGTTGCTGGCAACTGGGTGGCGACTTCGGTCCGCTCGCCAGCGACACCGCCGATGCCATTCTCCAGGCCGCCACGGACAGTGGCATCAACTTCTGGGACACCGCCGATGTGTACGGCGCCGGTGAAAGTGAGCGTCGTATCGGACACTTTTCGCGGAAGCCGGACAACCTGGTGGTGGCGACCAAGGTCGGTCGCGGGAGCGGTCTGTATCCCGATGGTTATCGCTGCGCCGCGTTACGCGCGAGCCTCGAGGATTCCGCTCAGCGTCTCGGTGTCGACACCATTGACCTGGCGCAACTGCACTGTGTACCGACGGAGATATTGCGACAGGGCGATATTTTTTCCTGGATGGATGAACTGCAACACAGCGGACTGATCCGCCACTACGGCGCCAGCGTGGAAACCCTTGAGGAAGCCTTCATGTGCCTGGAACATCCCGGCATCGCCAGCCTGCAGATCATCTTCAACCTGTTCCGTCAGGACGCCGCGGAAACACTGCTGGATGCCGCGCGGGAAAAAAACGTGGGCATTATCGTGCGCCTGCCACTGGCCTCCGGTCTGCTCTCCGGCAAGTTCACCCGCGACAGCCGCTTCGCCGAGAGCGACCACAGAAATTACAACCGCGACGGAGCCGCCTTTTCCGTGGGCGAAACCTTCGGTGGTATCCCATTTGAAAAAGGTATCGAGCTGGCCCGGGGGTTGACCCCCTTATTGAATCCCTCACTCCCGGAAACCCAACCGGGCGACCAGGCGGCACTGGCGCTGCGCTGGATTCTGGATCACCCCGCCGTGTCCACCGTTATTGCCGGCGCGTCCAGCCCACAGCAGATCGCCAGCAACGTCTCCGCCTGCGATCTTCCGCCGATTCCTCCATCCAGCCATCGCGCCCTGGCTGCGTATTATCGGCAGGAAGTACGGCCACATATTCGCGGTCGCATTTAA
- a CDS encoding sialate O-acetylesterase — protein sequence MKNHAIKTSTCFRGISHRVVLGVLMLGSAAHADVSLPRLVSDGMVLQRQAPVKIWGWADAGEHVAVEFLGKHYRTEADDRGNWSLLLDAQPAGGPHTMSIRGNNRIALKDILLGDVWLASGQSNMEYPINRIAHRFPEEIAAIDNERIREFKVPQTYDFNAPQPDLSGGQWLSATRDNIQNFSAVAWFFADRIQRRERVPIGIINSSLGGSPAEAWVSEETLQQFPAHLAEKKRFEDASLIARIEREERARSDRWYATAAERDLGIQPGKTPWYSPALDSRGWQTVSIPGYWAEQTGTDDKGIFWLRKTVTLPADLSAEPGLLELGRIVDADETWINGEKVGNTTYLYPRRRYHIPGGVLKAGENVIAIRVTNSGGDRGGFVEDKPYRLTVNDEHVDLRGQWQFTQSAHMPPLPGQTFVRWKPAGLYNAMLHPLQNYRVKGALWYQGESNVGRAAEYQSLFPALIGDWRAGWRKMAGQETLPFLFVQLANFQQAKPTPEDSAWAELREAQARALVLPATAMAVAIDIGEWNDIHPLDKKTVGERLALAAERHVYGHADVVASGPQLVSARFDAQKVLLAFTHTDGGLIARPCVGECEHREGRAELFEFAIAGDDGHYHWANARIVGQRVEVWSEQVMHPQSVRYAWADNPDEANLYNGAGLPAAPFQVDNEFAEVESPAETSYRKAPIQ from the coding sequence ATGAAAAACCATGCCATAAAAACCAGCACATGTTTTCGTGGTATTTCCCACAGGGTGGTACTCGGCGTGTTGATGCTGGGGAGCGCCGCCCACGCGGATGTCTCCCTGCCAAGGCTTGTGAGCGACGGCATGGTATTGCAGCGGCAGGCGCCGGTAAAAATCTGGGGCTGGGCGGATGCCGGGGAACATGTAGCGGTGGAATTTCTCGGCAAGCACTACCGCACCGAAGCCGACGACCGGGGCAACTGGTCACTGTTACTCGATGCGCAGCCCGCCGGTGGCCCACACACCATGAGTATCCGCGGCAACAATCGAATCGCGCTGAAAGACATTCTGCTGGGCGACGTGTGGCTGGCCTCGGGGCAGTCGAATATGGAATATCCGATCAATCGGATCGCCCACCGCTTTCCGGAAGAAATCGCCGCGATCGACAACGAGCGCATCCGCGAATTCAAGGTACCGCAGACCTACGATTTCAATGCCCCACAGCCGGACCTTAGCGGCGGCCAGTGGCTCTCCGCCACCCGGGACAATATCCAGAATTTCTCCGCGGTGGCCTGGTTTTTTGCCGACCGAATCCAGCGGCGGGAGCGGGTGCCCATCGGCATCATCAACAGCAGCCTGGGCGGCTCGCCCGCGGAGGCCTGGGTGAGTGAAGAGACCCTGCAACAGTTTCCCGCGCACCTGGCGGAAAAGAAAAGATTTGAAGACGCGAGTCTGATTGCTCGCATCGAGCGCGAAGAGCGCGCCCGCAGCGACCGCTGGTATGCAACCGCCGCGGAGCGAGATCTCGGAATCCAGCCAGGTAAAACGCCCTGGTACTCCCCGGCGCTGGACAGCCGTGGCTGGCAGACAGTATCGATACCCGGTTACTGGGCCGAACAAACCGGAACCGATGACAAGGGAATTTTCTGGCTGCGCAAAACCGTCACCCTGCCCGCCGACCTGTCCGCTGAACCCGGGCTGCTGGAGCTTGGACGTATCGTCGATGCCGATGAAACCTGGATCAACGGCGAGAAGGTCGGCAACACCACCTACCTGTATCCCCGCCGCCGCTATCACATACCCGGAGGTGTGCTGAAGGCGGGAGAAAACGTGATCGCCATCCGCGTAACCAACAGCGGCGGCGACCGCGGTGGATTCGTCGAGGACAAACCCTATCGCCTGACGGTGAACGACGAGCATGTTGATCTCCGGGGGCAGTGGCAATTCACACAGTCTGCGCACATGCCGCCACTACCCGGGCAGACCTTTGTGCGCTGGAAGCCCGCGGGCCTGTACAACGCCATGCTGCATCCGCTGCAGAACTATCGGGTGAAGGGCGCGCTCTGGTATCAGGGGGAATCCAATGTGGGGCGGGCGGCGGAATACCAATCGCTGTTCCCAGCCCTGATTGGTGACTGGCGCGCGGGCTGGCGGAAGATGGCCGGCCAGGAAACCCTGCCGTTTCTGTTCGTGCAACTGGCGAATTTCCAGCAGGCAAAGCCAACCCCGGAAGACAGTGCCTGGGCGGAACTGCGCGAAGCCCAGGCGCGCGCGCTTGTACTGCCCGCTACCGCCATGGCGGTGGCCATCGATATCGGTGAATGGAATGACATCCACCCTCTGGACAAAAAGACCGTGGGCGAGCGCCTCGCGCTGGCGGCAGAGCGCCACGTTTACGGTCACGCGGACGTGGTGGCTTCCGGTCCGCAGTTGGTATCGGCCCGATTTGATGCGCAGAAAGTCCTGCTCGCGTTCACACATACCGACGGCGGCCTGATCGCCAGACCCTGCGTGGGCGAATGTGAGCACCGCGAAGGACGTGCCGAGCTTTTCGAATTCGCCATCGCCGGTGACGACGGTCACTACCACTGGGCGAATGCGCGGATTGTCGGCCAGCGCGTTGAGGTCTGGAGTGAACAGGTTATGCACCCGCAGTCCGTGCGTTACGCCTGGGCGGACAATCCCGACGAAGCCAATCTCTACAACGGTGCGGGCCTTCCCGCGGCGCCGTTTCAGGTGGACAACGAGTTCGCGGAGGTAGAAAGCCCCGCTGAAACGTCTTATCGAAAAGCCCCGATCCAGTAA
- a CDS encoding glycosyl hydrolase 115 family protein: MLKNVFSHWAAIVLACTFLSSRALALGDPSFVSDFPASNNFPLVFKGAPARLYAGADADSAITLALRNFQLDVERVSGVKPRVVTNPGKLSGNVVIVGEIGKNPLIDSLIAEQRIDVSDIAGKWEGYLIQVVRHPFAEVDKALVVAGSDRRGTAYGLYEISEQIGVSPWFWWADVPVRKSGSLFINADTRVVDWPRVKYRGIFLNDEAPALTNWVKENYGDYNHTFYEKVFELMMRLKANYLWPAMWNNAFADDDPLNMVRAHEYGIVMGTSHHEPMMRADKEWNRYGDTFGSGPAQGEWDYSANPEGLYDFWVAGAKRNKPYESIYTLGMRGQEDTPMSEEQNIGLLETIVRDQRRILSTVFDQRPLDQVPQLWALYKEVQGYYENGMRVPEDVTLLWADDNWGNIRRLPTPEERKRSGGAGVYYHFDYVGGPRSYRWINSTPIAKVWEQMNLAYAYGADRIWLVNVGDLKPQEFPTEFFLRMAWNPEAWPKERLPAFGELWAAREFGAEHAKDIAALVQGYTRHNGRRKPELLDADTYSLAHYGEAERINTELSALVTRAEKIAQALPSRYRDAFFQLVLHPVKATAAVTQLQLATAKNRLYARQGRAETDEVAQQAKAWFALDAELTRQYHRVNGGKWNHMMSQPHIGYTHWNNPPANTLPALAHYQPHAEADMGVAVTGSERFWPASGGLALPEFSPFGPAEHSIDIFNRGTRAFDFAVTTSAPWIRVDAEEGTVEQHTHSLGVSIDWDNAPQGKQTGFVDIRGTGWGSARVAVSAFKPDKKSRAQVRGFVESEGVISIEAANFSRKRDTAGAAWEEIPLHGRTGSSISVFPVRDQVYTRPQEAPYVEYDLTLFSTGDIRVQGLFAPSLNFQPGRGLRYAIAFDDGQPQVVDVLADLSDSAWETAVKNGVRVSISTHKVTEPGHHRLRIYAVDPGVTLQKVLIDTGGLQPSYLGPPQSQFMEAAHR; encoded by the coding sequence ATGCTCAAGAACGTTTTCTCACATTGGGCAGCTATTGTCCTCGCCTGCACTTTCCTTTCCTCCAGGGCACTGGCCCTGGGTGATCCTTCCTTCGTTTCCGACTTTCCGGCGAGCAACAACTTTCCGCTGGTTTTTAAAGGGGCACCGGCGCGTCTGTACGCCGGTGCCGATGCGGATTCGGCCATCACGCTGGCGCTGCGCAATTTCCAGCTGGATGTGGAGCGGGTTTCCGGAGTTAAACCGCGTGTTGTTACCAACCCGGGGAAGCTGTCAGGCAATGTGGTGATTGTGGGTGAGATCGGCAAGAACCCCCTGATTGATAGCCTGATTGCAGAGCAGCGGATTGACGTGAGTGACATCGCCGGCAAGTGGGAGGGCTATCTGATTCAGGTGGTGCGCCACCCGTTCGCGGAGGTGGACAAGGCATTGGTGGTTGCGGGGAGTGATCGGCGTGGTACGGCGTATGGGCTCTACGAGATCAGTGAGCAGATTGGGGTTTCGCCCTGGTTCTGGTGGGCGGATGTGCCGGTCAGAAAATCCGGGAGTCTGTTTATCAATGCCGATACACGAGTGGTGGATTGGCCGCGGGTGAAGTACCGGGGAATATTTCTCAACGATGAAGCGCCGGCGCTGACCAACTGGGTGAAAGAAAACTACGGAGACTACAACCACACGTTCTACGAGAAGGTGTTTGAACTGATGATGCGCCTGAAGGCGAATTATCTGTGGCCGGCGATGTGGAATAACGCCTTCGCGGATGACGACCCACTGAACATGGTGCGGGCGCACGAATACGGCATTGTGATGGGGACGTCCCACCATGAACCGATGATGCGGGCAGACAAGGAGTGGAACCGGTACGGCGATACGTTCGGTTCCGGCCCGGCGCAAGGTGAGTGGGATTATTCCGCCAACCCTGAAGGGCTGTACGATTTCTGGGTAGCGGGAGCCAAACGCAACAAGCCGTATGAAAGTATCTATACCCTGGGCATGCGCGGCCAGGAAGATACGCCGATGAGCGAGGAGCAGAATATCGGTCTGCTGGAAACAATTGTGCGGGATCAGCGGCGTATTCTTTCCACGGTGTTTGACCAGCGGCCTCTGGATCAGGTGCCGCAGCTGTGGGCACTGTACAAGGAAGTGCAGGGTTACTACGAAAACGGGATGCGGGTGCCGGAGGATGTAACGCTGCTGTGGGCGGATGACAACTGGGGAAATATCCGCAGATTGCCCACGCCGGAGGAGAGAAAACGCAGCGGCGGCGCGGGGGTGTATTACCACTTTGACTACGTGGGTGGGCCGCGTTCCTATCGCTGGATCAACAGCACCCCCATCGCCAAGGTGTGGGAGCAGATGAATCTGGCTTACGCCTATGGCGCGGATCGTATCTGGCTGGTGAATGTGGGAGACCTGAAGCCACAGGAATTTCCCACGGAATTTTTCCTGCGGATGGCCTGGAATCCGGAGGCCTGGCCGAAGGAGCGGTTGCCTGCATTCGGCGAGTTGTGGGCGGCGCGGGAGTTCGGGGCGGAGCACGCGAAAGACATCGCTGCACTGGTGCAGGGTTATACCCGCCACAATGGGCGGCGCAAGCCGGAGCTGCTGGATGCCGACACGTACAGCCTGGCCCACTACGGCGAGGCAGAACGGATCAACACGGAACTGAGTGCACTGGTTACCCGCGCGGAAAAAATTGCGCAGGCGCTGCCATCGCGCTACCGGGATGCCTTCTTCCAGCTGGTATTACACCCGGTCAAAGCCACCGCCGCGGTAACGCAACTGCAACTGGCTACCGCCAAAAACCGCCTCTACGCCCGCCAGGGCCGCGCGGAAACCGACGAGGTGGCACAACAGGCAAAAGCGTGGTTCGCATTGGATGCGGAACTCACCCGGCAATATCACCGTGTCAACGGCGGCAAGTGGAATCATATGATGTCGCAGCCGCACATCGGCTATACCCACTGGAATAATCCACCGGCGAATACCCTGCCCGCGCTCGCCCACTACCAACCCCATGCTGAAGCGGATATGGGCGTTGCGGTAACCGGCAGCGAGAGGTTCTGGCCCGCATCTGGCGGGCTTGCGCTACCGGAATTCAGTCCATTCGGACCGGCCGAACATTCAATCGATATTTTCAACCGCGGCACCCGGGCGTTTGATTTTGCGGTGACGACCAGTGCGCCCTGGATTCGGGTGGATGCCGAGGAAGGTACCGTGGAGCAGCACACACACTCACTGGGTGTATCCATTGACTGGGATAATGCACCGCAAGGAAAGCAGACGGGTTTTGTGGATATCCGCGGCACCGGCTGGGGCAGTGCGCGGGTGGCGGTTTCCGCCTTCAAGCCGGATAAAAAATCCCGCGCGCAGGTGCGCGGCTTTGTGGAGTCCGAAGGTGTGATATCCATCGAGGCCGCCAACTTCAGTCGCAAGCGCGACACCGCCGGTGCGGCCTGGGAGGAGATCCCGCTGCACGGGCGCACCGGCTCCTCTATCTCGGTATTTCCCGTCCGTGACCAGGTATACACCCGGCCGCAAGAGGCTCCCTATGTGGAATACGATCTGACCCTGTTCAGCACCGGGGACATCCGGGTACAGGGATTGTTTGCCCCGAGCCTGAATTTCCAGCCGGGTCGCGGGCTGCGTTACGCGATTGCATTCGACGATGGGCAACCACAAGTGGTGGATGTCCTGGCCGACCTGTCCGACAGCGCCTGGGAAACGGCGGTGAAAAACGGTGTGCGCGTTTCCATATCCACCCACAAGGTGACCGAGCCCGGGCACCACCGGTTGCGCATTTACGCGGTGGACCCGGGCGTGACCCTGCAGAAAGTTCTGATCGATACCGGCGGACTCCAGCCCAGCTATCTGGGTCCGCCACAGAGCCAGTTCATGGAGGCTGCACACCGATGA
- a CDS encoding endo-1,4-beta-xylanase, with protein sequence MKTSLFPIAVLALAIASAGCTEKKVKGPNASPTDNNNVAPVAQAGEDQTVTAGSSVTLTGTGSDVDGSITSYNWSQSTGPAVALNTDGSGSASFTAPATDEAITLTFELRVSDDGGASSTADAVTVTVLPALEKFFGTATENADDYTRLTTWFNQVTPGNAGKWGSVESTRDTMNWTDLDTAYTFATDNGLAFKYHTLFWGQQQPTWLADLAAEEQLEEVREWVDALKARSPNPDMIDVVNEPLHAPPSYKEALGGDGDTGWDWLITAFEIAREAFPESTLILNDYNILSLNTATEDYLALIRLLQERALIDGIGVQAHFLEQSLAADVQDNLDRLATTGLPIYVSELDINFADDARHANKLRELFRVFWEHPAVAGVTHWGYRQGHMWRSEAWLLASDGSERAGLQWLNCYLAGDAECDALVPEYIPGGWSGSDELITLEAELYDEGHGVQAAGSVVAHTDVGDWILFQSVAFRDTWDSFSVNYAKGAGSTGSLSIRLDSLDSANTLRVELPATNGWSDFITATADWMPIAGNRDVYVRFNDVTGVGNIDWLRFGVAGAVPVNNLVSNGDFEQGADGWSAGWAGGSLSTSAAQAKTGSRSLLASGFGGGAYAVYNLTDAVEAGGVYPVSAWVNPSAAGRVTITRKLACAGQSDSYGWLANNEAVPAASWTELTGTLEIPAACDPTEVLMYFENTAAGTDVYIDNVQLIAPGAGEEEDPNLVMDGGFEGSSLSSNWSAWWSGGTALAVSSEQAQAGSQSLKVSERAANSMPSYNLSAAVVPGTTYDVSVWVNHSGPDAAPVTLTRKLSCEGADDSYSGVVSVEGMAAGTWTEMTGTLEVPADCTVNELRLYFENIPDTVETLYIDEFSVIAQ encoded by the coding sequence ATGAAAACCTCCCTGTTTCCGATCGCGGTGCTCGCACTGGCGATTGCTTCCGCCGGCTGTACCGAGAAGAAAGTCAAAGGGCCCAATGCATCGCCCACGGATAACAACAATGTTGCGCCTGTGGCACAGGCCGGTGAGGACCAGACGGTGACCGCCGGCAGCAGCGTCACCCTCACCGGTACCGGCAGCGACGTTGATGGCAGCATTACCAGCTACAACTGGAGCCAGTCCACGGGGCCCGCCGTTGCCCTGAATACCGATGGCAGCGGCAGCGCCAGCTTCACCGCACCAGCCACCGATGAAGCGATCACCCTCACCTTCGAGCTGCGTGTGAGTGACGACGGCGGAGCCAGCAGCACCGCAGACGCTGTTACGGTAACCGTGCTGCCGGCGCTGGAAAAATTCTTCGGCACCGCCACGGAAAATGCCGACGACTACACCCGACTCACCACCTGGTTTAATCAGGTCACCCCCGGTAATGCGGGTAAATGGGGTTCGGTGGAATCCACCCGCGACACCATGAACTGGACGGATCTCGACACCGCGTACACCTTCGCCACGGACAATGGGCTCGCGTTTAAATACCACACCCTGTTCTGGGGGCAGCAGCAGCCGACCTGGCTTGCGGATCTCGCTGCGGAGGAACAGCTCGAAGAGGTTCGTGAATGGGTCGACGCACTCAAGGCCCGCTCCCCCAACCCGGACATGATCGATGTGGTCAACGAGCCACTGCACGCGCCGCCGTCCTATAAGGAGGCGCTGGGTGGAGACGGCGATACCGGATGGGACTGGCTGATTACCGCCTTCGAGATCGCCCGTGAGGCCTTCCCCGAGTCAACCCTGATTCTCAACGACTACAACATCCTCAGCCTCAACACCGCTACCGAGGACTATCTCGCACTGATCCGGCTGCTGCAGGAGCGCGCGCTGATCGACGGTATCGGTGTACAGGCGCATTTCCTCGAACAATCCCTGGCGGCGGATGTGCAAGACAATCTCGACCGCCTCGCCACCACCGGACTGCCGATTTACGTCTCCGAACTGGACATCAACTTCGCCGATGACGCCCGCCACGCCAATAAACTGCGCGAGCTGTTCCGTGTGTTCTGGGAGCACCCCGCAGTCGCCGGTGTTACCCACTGGGGCTACCGTCAGGGTCATATGTGGCGCAGTGAAGCCTGGCTGCTGGCGAGCGACGGCAGTGAACGCGCGGGCTTGCAGTGGTTGAACTGCTACCTCGCCGGTGACGCGGAGTGCGATGCGCTGGTGCCGGAATACATTCCCGGTGGCTGGAGCGGCAGCGACGAGCTGATCACCCTGGAAGCGGAACTCTACGACGAGGGGCACGGGGTACAGGCCGCCGGCAGTGTGGTGGCACATACCGACGTGGGAGACTGGATTCTGTTCCAGAGCGTGGCGTTCAGGGACACCTGGGACAGCTTCAGTGTGAACTACGCCAAGGGCGCCGGCAGCACCGGCAGCCTTTCGATACGGCTCGACAGCCTCGACAGCGCCAATACCCTGCGCGTGGAACTGCCGGCCACCAATGGCTGGAGTGATTTCATCACGGCGACCGCCGATTGGATGCCGATCGCCGGCAACCGCGATGTGTATGTGCGCTTCAACGATGTGACCGGCGTGGGCAATATCGACTGGTTGCGCTTCGGTGTCGCCGGCGCGGTGCCGGTGAACAATCTGGTAAGTAACGGCGATTTTGAGCAGGGTGCGGACGGCTGGAGTGCGGGCTGGGCCGGTGGCTCACTGAGCACGTCGGCAGCACAGGCGAAAACCGGCAGCCGCAGTCTGCTGGCCTCCGGCTTTGGCGGCGGCGCCTATGCGGTTTACAACCTGACGGACGCGGTGGAGGCCGGCGGTGTTTATCCGGTAAGCGCGTGGGTGAATCCGAGTGCGGCGGGCCGGGTAACCATTACCCGCAAGCTGGCCTGTGCGGGTCAGTCCGACAGTTACGGCTGGCTGGCGAACAATGAGGCGGTGCCGGCGGCGAGCTGGACGGAGCTGACGGGAACCCTGGAGATTCCGGCGGCCTGTGATCCGACCGAGGTGTTAATGTATTTCGAGAACACGGCGGCGGGTACGGATGTGTATATCGATAATGTGCAGCTGATTGCGCCGGGTGCGGGCGAGGAGGAGGACCCGAATCTGGTGATGGATGGCGGGTTTGAGGGTTCTTCACTGTCTTCCAACTGGAGTGCCTGGTGGAGTGGTGGTACGGCGCTGGCGGTAAGTAGCGAACAGGCGCAGGCGGGTTCACAGAGCCTGAAGGTTTCGGAGCGGGCGGCGAATTCGATGCCTTCCTATAACCTTTCGGCGGCGGTGGTGCCGGGCACTACGTACGATGTGTCGGTGTGGGTCAATCATTCGGGCCCGGATGCGGCACCGGTGACGCTGACTCGCAAGCTTTCCTGTGAGGGGGCCGATGACAGTTATTCCGGTGTCGTTTCTGTGGAAGGTATGGCGGCTGGAACCTGGACCGAGATGACCGGGACACTGGAGGTACCTGCCGATTGTACGGTGAATGAATTGCGGCTTTATTTCGAAAATATTCCAGATACTGTCGAGACGCTTTATATCGATGAGTTCTCTGTTATTGCGCAGTAA